The following coding sequences are from one Cercospora beticola chromosome 4, complete sequence window:
- a CDS encoding uncharacterized protein (antiSMASH:Cluster_7): MAAPNLTTSGPSPGYVPKKLIVACDGSWKNSDSGILGGTGLSWIWRGEEQVLTNVTRIARAIESVNQKGQQQICYYQPGVGSEGNLFGRVVGGALGLGLAANIREAYSFIANNYLHGDEIILIGFSRGAFTARSVGGLICDLGILNTDGLDHLVDVFEDWENCGAEGYTTLLGKDEPTFEMKTGLEDTKAYIKKYREALVKIAYISPQEVPIKAIGVFDTVGSLGIPVNPLLQRLGLPHVLREYRFYNTDLDPNIENAFQVLALDETRSAYRPALWQKVPGVNSTLKQLWTCGGHTNAGGGYADSNLSDISLAWMMSNLAPFIQFTPGYVRKQHEKNQQRLQQANVPAKGLLWAAGQLRNKGKGIQALLGLVSRNPGRYHVLDKKTLKERQEEPLQNTNERIHVAVRSRKKTGGLNEKNEIVKYEPNGLAEEDYELVDENAEPGKAMWRYIGKDPQFAGLILLEDELGIFEREIFEDCVSKTAVEVGK; the protein is encoded by the coding sequence TGGCAGCTCCTAACCTGACCACTTCTGGACCTTCTCCCGGCTACGTACCCAAGAAGTTGATCGTAGCATGCGACGGGAGCTGGAAGAATTCCGATTCAGGCATTCTAGGAGGGACGGGGCTCTCGTGGATCTGGAGAGGTGAAGAACAAGTCTTGACAAATGTGACAAGGATTGCCCGAGCGATCGAAAGTGTAAACCAGAAGGGACAGCAACAGATCTGCTATTACCAGCCGGGTGTTGGATCAGAAGGGAACCTATTCGGACGTGTCGTTGGTGGTGCGCTGGGCCTGGGGTTGGCAGCGAACATCCGAGAAGCGTACTCCTTCATAGCAAACAATTATTTGCATGGAGACGAAATCATCCTGATCGGATTTTCTCGAGGCGCATTCACCGCACGCTCGGTCGGAGGCCTCATCTGTGACCTCGGAATCCTGAATACAGATGGCCTCGATCACCTGGTCGACGTGTTCGAAGACTGGGAAAATTGCGGAGCGGAAGGTTATACGACCCTTCTTGGAAAAGATGAGCCCACGTTCGAGATGAAAACTGGCCTTGAGGATACGAAAGCATACATCAAGAAGTATCGCGAGGCTCTGGTCAAGATCGCCTACATCAGCCCCCAGGAAGTGCCTATCAAAGCCATCGGTGTCTTCGACACAGTCGGGTCGCTTGGCATTCCGGTCAATCCTCTCCTCCAACGTCTCGGCCTCCCTCATGTGCTGCGAGAATACCGCTTCTACAACACAGATCTCGATCCAAACATAGAGAATGCTTTTCAAGTTCTTGCCCTGGATGAAACTCGCAGCGCGTACCGTCCCGCACTCTGGCAAAAAGTTCCAGGTGTTAACTCAACGCTGAAACAGCTATGGACATGTGGTGGGCATACGAACGCGGGCGGTGGATATGCAGACAGCAATCTTTCGGACATTTCACTGGCTTGGATGATGTCAAATCTCGCGCCGTTCATCCAATTCACTCCAGGATACGTGCGAAAGCAACACGAGAAAAACCAGCAGCGCCTCCAGCAAGCCAACGTCCCAGCCAAGGGCCTTCTGTGGGCCGCAGGGCAACTGAGAAATAAAGGAAAAGGAATTCAAGCCCTATTGGGCTTGGTGTCGCGGAACCCAGGCAGATACCACGTGCTGGACAAAAAGACATTGAAGGAGAGACAGGAAGAGCCACTACAGAATACGAATGAGCGCATCCATGTTGCCGTGCGCTCGAGAAAGAAGACCGGCGGGTTGAATGAGAAGAATGAGATCGTCAAGTATGAGCCTAATGGCCTCGCCGAGGAGGACTATGAGCTTGTCGATGAGAACGCGGAGCCGGGAAAGGCGATGTGGAGGTACATTGGGAAGGATCCTCAATTCGCCGGGTTGATCCTGCTAGAGGATGAGTTGGGAATATTTGAGAGGGAAATTTTCGAGGATTGCGTTTCCAAAACTGCTGTGGAAGTGGGAAAATGA